From Podospora bellae-mahoneyi strain CBS 112042 chromosome 3, whole genome shotgun sequence, the proteins below share one genomic window:
- a CDS encoding hypothetical protein (COG:S; EggNog:ENOG503P3VG), with amino-acid sequence MHSDEGGPEAPTDTDTTPINKDPATVTAILDERDTAHDASQDGTSAATATAVRLTSPDLGGPGLLGSGIIPLSAPVTPHSQHPPGQRQLPPAPPIYYKVTPAPSPSREANGGDHDSSVNYPPNNNHTPKAMIFSDLYKSPRSPFSKLRNSLPHHPPPPSDIDADLVSKDKAKQKEAVKRYLAERVKNDWEFTWPPVTPSSPPPPVIPVNSPPTPAESEQSTVVNGDAPLPPATGPTSTTSAEHVLPPSTGEAISAPQTGTENDDEDDANRDSGEEADSESENESVYSTISEDLAHFQPRTEWTSDLSDDDGLQPVPSPFRFNSPDDVGTAVRTSMGSKRTRRRRAVREEASWNPGLACFEARRDAWTGARTVRVKPKPAPPTSPSTGRRLSFWRLHRTESSSSQHSTPGSAPPQASPINPTETRTSHQSDISAITPPLSESDSAKEQPIQQTTSHESNTVYPVETLIPVPAPLLPPQNPMRASITPSMYSSLYDKLVVQGLQPACPVNLSDMIRACVVGWKRDGEWPPRSNYTAPFPVPVAATTAELVAMRQRKAQQQQKINAARKAAASTSPPVSSSPGSTVRRMSFGFLGKTTTHEEHKDNSHSDETGSGKALFRRSLQRVLSLGQHGHGHPVGSPPQREVMGAALGAAMT; translated from the exons ATGCACTCGGATGAGGGAGGGCCAGAAGCGCCCACAGACACAGATACCACGCCGATCAACAAAGACCCCGCCACGGTCACAGCCATCCTTGATGAGAGAGACACCGCTCATGATGCAAGTCAGGACGGGACTAGTGCTGCCACTGCCACTGCTGTCAGACTCACATCACCTG ACTTGGGCGGACCAGGCCTTCTTGGCTCAGGAATCATACCACTTTCAGCGCCTGTCACCCCGCACTCTCAGCACCCCCCCGGCCAGCGTCAACTgcccccagcacccccaaTCTATTATAAAGTCACTCCGGCCCCGTCACCGTCGCGTGAGGCCAACGGTGGCGACCACGACTCGTCTGTGAACTAccctcccaacaacaaccacacaccAAAAGCTATGATTTTCTCAGACCTCTACAAGTCACCGAGGTCGCCCTTCAGCAAGCTCCGCAACTCCctgcctcaccaccccccgccgccctcaGATATCGATGCCGACCTCGTcagcaaggacaaggccaagcaAAAAGAGGCCGTGAAGCGGTACCTCGCCGAGAGGGTCAAAAACGACTGGGAGTTCACGTGGCCGCCCGtgacaccatcatcaccaccaccaccagtcatCCCGGTAAActcaccgccaacccccgCTGAATCGGAGCAGTCGACCGTTGTCAACGGAGACGCTCCACTGCCACCGGCAACCGGacccacatcaacaacatcagccgAGCATGTGCTTCCGCCAAGCACCGGTGAAGCCATATCAGCGCCCCAAACGGGGACCGAgaatgacgatgaggacgatgCAAACAGGGAttcgggagaggaggcagacTCGGAATCGGAGAACGAATCTGTCTACAGCACGATATCCGAGGATTTGGCCCATTTCCAGCCAAGAACCGAGTGGACATCTGATCTTTCGGATGACGATGGGTTGCAACCCGTCCCATCACCCTTCCGGTTCAACAGCCCCGACGATGTCGGCACCGCCGTACGCACCTCGATGGGATCAAAACGCactcggaggaggagagccgTGAGAGAAGAGGCATCCTGGAATCCAGGTCTCGCATGCTTCGAAGCCCGCCGTGACGCTTGGACAGGTGCCCGGACCGTCCGCGTGAAGCCGAAACCGGCACCCCCCACTTCGCCGTCTACCGGCCGCCGACTTTCGTTCTGGAGACTTCATCGCACCGAGTCATCCAGCTCTCAGCACTCTACTCCGGGCTCGGCGCCACCCCAAgcctcccccatcaacccaaccGAAACCCGCACCTCGCACCAATCCGACATCTCGgccatcacccctcccctctccgAATCCGACTCGGCCAAAGAGCAGCCTATTCAGCAGACCACATCCCACGAGTCCAACACGGTCTATCCAGTCGAAACACTCATTCCCGTTCCAGCTCCGTTACTCCCGCCACAAAACCCCATGCGCGCGTCCATCACCCCGTCCATGTACTCTTCTCTCTACGATAAACTCGTCGTCCAAGGCCTCCAACCAGCCTGCCCGGTAAATCTGTCAGATATGATCCGCGCCTGCGTCGTGGGCTGGAAACGCGACGGCGAATGGCCACCACGATCCAACTACACGGCTCCATTTCCTGTTCCTGTAGCCGCCACCACGGCCGAACTCGTTGCCATGCGTCAGAGAAAGGcgcagcaacaacaaaagatTAATGCCGCCAGGAAGGCCGCCGCGAGTACTTCTCCACCGgtgtcctcctcgcctgggtcgacggtgaggaggatgagctttGGGTTCCTGGGGAAAACCACCACGCATGAGGAGCATAAAGATAATAGCCATAGTGATGAGACGGGGAGCGGAAAGGCGCTGTTTAGGAGGAGTCTGCAGAGGGTGTTAAGTTTGGGACAGCATGGGCATGGGCATCCGGTGGGGAGCCCGCcgcagagggaggtgatgggggctGCCTTGGGGGCTGCTATGACTTAG
- a CDS encoding hypothetical protein (COG:E; EggNog:ENOG503NX61) produces MAPSETKFKVAAVHASPIFMNKSATLAKVISLIEQAASEQVRFLAFPETFVPGYPYFIECYPPITQAPALARYAEESVVVSSDLAAVAQACKENNVGISLGVSERMEGGYTLFNSQVMMDSDGEIVSVHRKLQPTYVERMVWAQGGGATLDVKPLAAVGGFNVGGLACWENTMNGARQALIAQNQHIHIAAWPALSTLSGFESTADAQIEALAKTHALTAQVFVLVASNYVDQTCLDWMAANLGPQSFVKPGGGWSSIIHPFCSLLAAPVEGGKSGDVLVKAEIDLSDLKTVKVWIDSNGHYARPEVVQFSLDRTPLWGDEKRGEGWWRKEGSTSANRVRVENGGKEEGGGKRGGGDGSV; encoded by the exons ATGGCGCCCTCGGAAACAAAGTTCAAAGTAGCAGCCGTCCACGCCTCCCCAATCTTTATGAACAAATCCGCCACCTTGGCCAAAGTGATCAGTCTTATTGAGCAAGCTGCCTCTGAGCAAGTCAGGTTCTTGGCCTTTCCCGAGACGTTTGTCCCTGGATACCCCTATTTTATTGAGTGCTACCCCCCTATTACGCAAGCTCCTG CTCTGGCGAGATACGCAGAAGAATCAGTCGTCGTATCATCCGACCTAGCCGCCGTGGCCCAAGCCTGCAAAGAAAACAACGTGGGGATCAGCCTAGGAGTGTCGGAGCGGATGGAGGGTGGGTATACCCTCTTCAACTCGCAGGTCATGATGGATTCCGACGGGGAGATTGTGTCTGTCCATCGGAAGCTGCAGCCCACCTATGTTGAGAGGATGGTCTGGGCTCAGGGCGGCGGCGCAACCCTCGACGTAAAACCCCTTGCCGCAGTGGGTGGGTTTAACGTCGGCGGTTTGGCCTGCTGGGAAAACACCATGAACGGTGCCCGCCAGGCCCTCATAGCCCAAAACCAG CACATCCACATCGCCGCCTGgcccgccctctccaccctctccggcTTCGAATCAACCGCCGACGCCCAAATCGAAGCCCTAGCCAAAACCCACGCCCTAACCGCCCAAGTGTTTGTCTTGGTGGCTTCGAACTACGTCGATCAGACCTGCCTCGACTGGATGGCCGCCAACCTCGGCCCCCAATCCTTCGTCAAGCCAGGCGGCGGCTGGTCCTCCATCATTCACCCCTTTTGCTCCCTCCTCGCGGCCCCAGTGGAAGGCGGCAAATCGGGTGATGTCCTCGTCAAAGCCGAGATCGACCTCTCAGACCTCAAAACCGTCAAGGTCTGGATCGACAGCAACGGTCACTACGCCAGACCGGAAGTCGTCCAGTTCAGTCTTGACAGGACGCCTTTATGGGGGGATGAGaagcggggggaggggtggtggaggaaggaggggagtaCAAGTGCGAATcgggtgagggttgagaatggggggaaagaggaaggaggaggaaaaagaggtggtggtgacggatCAGTTTGA